From the Primulina tabacum isolate GXHZ01 chromosome 3, ASM2559414v2, whole genome shotgun sequence genome, one window contains:
- the LOC142538445 gene encoding uncharacterized protein LOC142538445, translated as MTARKLRPYFLSHPIVVLNNSPLGRIMTHAEVSGRMIKWTIELGEYDIEYKHRVAKKAQVLTDFLIEMIQPREEEVWRVFVDGALNLSRCGVGVVLIAPSGEKIKLALRIDSRVTNNEAEYEAVLTGLQATREVGASRIPIEENEEPDTLAKLAASMSDTSTREVMCLTRLVLSVDEEVPPTRKSSWMTPLIEYMVHAKLPEDKAQALKIKKQAPMFVLLNDVLYRRSYQGPLLKCLSENEVEYVFREIYEGCCGEHLGETALSRKAILAGFWWPRMHQDATQLVQKCKGCQYHFNFHHRPAAGMQPISASCPFDQWGLDIVGPFPIARAQKKFLLVVVDYFSKWVEVEPLAKITKEEVMKFLWKNIVCRYGIPRKLISDNGRQFQGKKITSWCQEMKSFNPSPQWPTPKPTAKLK; from the exons ATGACTGCCCGAAAACTAAGACCTTATTTCCTCTCACATCCAATTGTGGTTCTCAATAATTCTCCACTCGGGAGAATCATGACACATGCTGAAGTCTCGGGAAGAATGATTAAGTGGACTATAGAGCTCGGCGAATATGACATTGAATATAAACATCGAGTTGCTAAAAAAGCACAGGTATTGACAGACTTCTTGATAGAAATGATTCAACCGAGAGAAGAGGAAGTATGGAGAGTTTTTGTTGATGGGGCATTAAATTTGTCGAGGTGTGGAGTTGGGGTGGTTTTAATTGCTCCATCAGGGGAAAAGATCAAGTTGGCTCTAAGAATCGATTCCAGGGTCACCAATAATGAAGCTGAGTATGAAGCCGTTCTGACAGGGTTGCAAGCTACCCGAGAAGTCGGTGCTTCCCGG ATTCCTatagaagagaatgaggagCCTGATACCTTAGCCAAATTGGCTGCCTCTATGTCGGACACAAGCACCCGGGAAGTTATGTGTTTAACCCGGTTAGTACTTTCTGTTGATGAGGAAGTACCACCAACTCGGAAAAGCTCGTGGATGACTCCTCTAATTGAGTATATGGTCCATGCCAAACTCCCAGAAGATAAAGCTCAAGCTCTGAAAATCAAAAAACAAGCACCCATGTTTGTCCTTTTAAATGATGTTTTGTACAGGCGATCATATCAGGGCCCTTTGCTCAAATGCTTATCAGAAAATGAAGTAGAATATGTCTTTCGAGAAATATACGAAGGGTGCTGTGGTGAACATCTCGGTGAGACCGCCCTGTCCAGGAAAGCTATATTAGCTGGATTTTGGTGGCCCCGGATGCATCAAGATGCTACTCAACTTGTTCAAAAATGTAAGGGTTGCCAATACCATTTTAATTTTCATCATCGCCCAGCTGCCGGCATGCAACCCATCTCAGCATCATGtccctttgatcaatggggATTGGATATCGTGGGCCCATTCCCAATAGCTCGGGCACAGAAAAAGTTCCTTTTGGTGGTTGTAGATTATTTCTCTAAATGGGTGGAGGTCGAGCCATTAGCCAAAATTACTAAGGAAGAGGTCATGAAATTTCTCTGGAAAAATATTGTTTGCAGATATGGCATCCCAAGAAAATTGATTTCAGACAACGGGAGgcaattccagggaaagaaaATCACATCTTGGTGTCAAGAGATGAAATCATTCAATCCTTCACCTCAGTGGCCTACCCCCAAGCCAACGGCCAAACTGAAGTGA
- the LOC142540562 gene encoding ABC transporter B family member 9-like yields the protein MVEDEGQPLKHSSEKKGDQKVSFFKLFSFADRFDVALIVVGTISAMANGMTQPLMTLIFGQLINSFGGANQSDVVHEVSQVSLKYVYLGIGAGCASLLQMVCWMVTGERQATRIRGLYLKTILRQDIEFFDTQTTTGEVIGRMSGDTILIQEAMGEKVGKFIQFMSTFFGGFIIAFCKGWRLAVVLVSCIPALVIAGGISAIIMSKMSSRGQIAYAKAGNVVEQTVGAIRTVASYTGEKQAIDNYESKLQIAYASTVKQGMASGFGIGTVMLVVFGTYGLAVWYGAKLIVEKGYNGGNVINVIMSIMTGGMSLGQTSPCINAFAAGQAAAYKMFETIERTPKINASDAGGTVLEDIRGEIELKNVHFRYPARPEVQIFAGFSLHVLSGKTAALVGQSGSGKSTVISLLERFYDPNAGEILIDGVNLKNLRLQWIRGKMGLVSQEPILFATTMRENILYGKEDATDEEIRKAIELANAAKFIDILPQGLDTMVGEHGTQLSGGQKQRIAIARAILKDPKILLLDEATSALDAESEFIVQEALEKVMLNRTTVVVAHRLTTIRNADLIAVVHAGKLVEQGTHAELINDPEGAYTQLVRMQEGAKQAEFSRGPNFQKADAAAEIDQSLRKSSSQRISMKRSTSNGSARHSFTINYGVPGFSDIQEAEVSDCIDENNAETLKKRKRVSIRRLAYLNKPELLYLLLGSIGAGANGVVLPIFGLLLSSAIKIFFEPPHRLRSDSKFWGLMFVVLGTCTLVALPVQNYFFGIAGGKLIQRIRSLSFKKIVHQEISWFDDPANSSGAVGARLSTDASTVRSLVGDALALIVQNIATVIAGLVIAFTANWLLAIIILLVLPLVGLQGFLQMKFYKGFSADAKVMYEEASQVANDAVSGIRTVASFGAEDKVMKMYEQKCEAPLKQGVRLGIVSGASFGVGTLALYCANAFCFYIGAVLVKHHEATFGEVFKVFFALTMSAIGVSQASATAPDVNKVKDSAASIFQILDSQPKIDSGSDEGTTLPSTLGDIELQHVSFRYPTRPDIQIFKDLCLSIPSGETVALVGESGSGKSTVICLIERFYDPDSGEIFLDGVDIRRLKLNWLRQQMGLVSQEPVLFNDTIRANIAYGKQSEITEEEIIQATKSANAHNFISGLPQGYETNVGERGVQLSGGQKQRIAIARAILKDPKILLLDEATSALDTESERIVQDALDKVMVNRTTIVVAHRLSTIIGADTIAVVKNGVIAEKGRHDTLMKIQDGIYASLVALHTSSQDVV from the exons GTATCCCTCAAATATGTGTACTTGGGAATTGGCGCCGGATGTGCTTCACTTCTTC AAATGGTATGTTGGATGGTGACTGGAGAAAGACAAGCTACTCGAATACGAGGGTTGTACTTGAAAACCATTCTAAGGCAAGATATTGAGTTTTTTGATACTCAAACAACAACAGGAGAGGTCATCGGGAGAATGTCTGGGGACACTATTCTTATCCAAGAAGCCATGGGTGAAAAA GTCGGGAAATTTATCCAATTTATGTCAACATTCTTCGGTGGCTTTATCATTGCTTTTTGCAAAGGATGGCGCCTAGCCGTGGTGTTAGTTTCTTGCATTCCCGCTCTTGTCATAGCTGGAGGAATCTCAGCAATTATCATGTCAAAGATGTCGAGTCGTGGGCAAATTGCATATGCGAAAGCTGGAAATGTAGTGGAACAGACAGTCGGAGCAATTAGAACG GTTGCATCATACACGGGAGAGAAACAGGCGATAGACAATTACGAGAGCAAACTGCAGATTGCTTATGCATCAACTGTCAAACAAGGGATGGCTTCAGGATTTGGAATTGGTACTGTGATGTTGGTTGTTTTCGGAACTTATGGACTTGCTGTATGGTATGGTGCCAAATTAATCGTAGAAAAAGGTTATAATGGAGGGAATGTCATCAACGTTATTATGTCGATAATGACCGGGGGGAT GTCACTTGGCCAGACTTCTCCATGCATAAATGCATTTGCAGCAGGTCAAGCTGCAGCATACAAGATGTTTGAGACTATTGAACGAACACCAAAAATCAATGCATCTGATGCCGGTGGAACTGTCCTAGAAGACATACGAGGTGAAATAGAACTGAAGAATGTGCACTTCAGATATCCAGCGAGGCCAGAAGTCCAAATTTTTGCGGGTTTTTCACTTCATGTTCTTAGTGGTAAAACTGCAGCTCTGGTTGGGCAAAGTGGGAGTGGAAAGTCCACAGTGATCAGCTTACTCGAGAGATTTTATGATCCAAATGCTGGAGAAATCCTGATTGATGGGGTGAATTTAAAGAACCTGAGACTCCAATGGATAAGAGGAAAAATGGGTCTTGTAAGTCAAGAACCTATATTATTTGCTACGACTATGAGGGAAAACATATTATACGGCAAAGAAGATGCTACTGATGAGGAAATTAGGAAGGCTATTGAGCTTGCCAATGCTGCTAAATTCATTGACATACTGCCCCAG GGTCTTGACACAATGGTGGGTGAACATGGTACTCAGCTTTCCGGTGGTCAGAAGCAAAGAATCGCGATTGCTCGGGCCATTTTGAAAGATCCGAAAATACTGCTTCTTGACGAAGCAACGAGTGCTCTAGACGCAGAGTCGGAATTTATTGTTCAAGAAGCACTTGAAAAAGTTATGTTGAATCGAACAACAGTGGTTGTTGCACATCGGTTGACAACTATCAGAAATGCAGACCTTATCGCAGTGGTGCATGCTGGGAAATTAGTAGAACAAG GTACTCATGCTGAATTGATTAATGATCCCGAGGGAGCATACACACAGCTTGTTCGCATGCAAGAAGGAGCTAAACAGGCTGAATTTTCAAGGGGACCCAACTTTCAGAAAGCAGACGCTGCGGCTGAAATAGATCAAAGCTTGAGAAAGTCTTCGAGTCAGAGAATTTCAATGAAGAGATCTACAAGCAATGGTTCTGCCAGGCATTCATTCACTATCAACTATGGTGTTCCTGGCTTTTCTGATATCCAAGAAGCTGAAGTAAGTGATTGCATTGATGAAAACAATGCGGAAACTTTGAAGAAACGTAAGAGAGTTTCTATTAGACGGCTTGCCTACCTAAATAAGCCAGAGTTGTTGTATTTGCTACTTGGATCCATCGGTGCAGGGGCCAACGGCGTAGTTCTCCCAATTTTTGGCCTACTGCTCTCGTCAGCCATTAAGATTTTCTTTGAACCTCCACATCGACTGAGGAGTGACTCAAAATTTTGGGGACTCATGTTTGTTGTCTTAGGCACGTGTACATTGGTTGCCTTACCAGTTCAGAACTACTTTTTTGGAATTGCTGGTGGTAAATTGATTCAAAGAATACGTTCTTTGTCGTTCAAGAAGATAGTGCACCAAGAAATTAGCTGGTTTGATGATCCCGCCAACTCAAG CGGTGCGGTTGGGGCAAGGCTATCTACTGATGCCTCGACTGTAAGAAGTCTGGTAGGAGATGCTTTAGCTCTGATAGTACAAAATATAGCAACTGTAATCGCCGGTCTTGTTATTGCCTTTACGGCAAACTGGCTATTGGCAATCATAATACTTCTCGTGCTGCCGCTTGTTGGTCTCCAAGGATTTTTACAGATGAAGTTCTACAAAGGCTTTAGTGCCGATGCCAAG GTGATGTATGAAGAAGCTAGCCAAGTAGCAAATGACGCAGTCAGTGGCATCAGAACCGTGGCATCATTTGGTGCTGAAGACAAGGTAATGAAAATGTATGAGCAGAAATGTGAGGCTCCTTTGAAGCAAGGAGTCAGGCTCGGTATTGTTAGTGGAGCAAGTTTTGGTGTCGGCACTTTGGCACTATATTGCGCAAATGCCTTTTGTTTCTATATCGGCGCGGTTCTTGTGAAACATCATGAAGCAACATTTGGTGAAGTATTCAAG GTATTCTTTGCACTTACGATGTCAGCCATAGGAGTTTCTCAAGCAAGTGCAACAGCTCCAGATGTTAACAAAGTTAAAGACTCTGCTGCCTCCATATTTCAGATACTTGACAGCCAACCTAAGATTGACTCAGGCAGTGACGAAGGCACAACACTGCCCAGTACTCTGGGTGATATTGAGTTACAACATGTAAGTTTCAGGTATCCGACACGACCTGAcatccaaatcttcaaggattTGTGCCTAAGTATCCCTTCTGGTGAG ACGGTTGCTCTTGTTGGAGAAAGTGGAAGTGGTAAATCAACAGTTATTTGCCTCATAGAAAGATTTTACGACCCTGATTCTGGGGAAATATTCCTGGACGGAGTGGATATTCGAAGATTAAAACTCAACTGGCTGAGGCAACAAATGGGATTGGTGAGCCAAGAACCTGTTCTTTTTAACGACACGATTCGCGCCAACATTGCCTATGGAAAACAAAGTGAAATAACAGAAGAAGAGATCATTCAAGCAACAAAATCCGCCAATGCCCACAACTTCATATCCGGATTACCTCAAGGTTACGAAACCAACGTTGGGGAACGAGGAGTCCAGTTATCGGGAGGACAAAAACAAAGAATAGCCATTGCAAGAGCAATCTTGAAGGACCCAAAAATTCTTCTACTTGATGAGGCAACAAGTGCACTAGACACCGAGTCGGAACGAATAGTACAAGATGCACTAGACAAAGTGATGGTCAACAGAACCACCATCGTTGTTGCACACCGTCTCTCGACCATAATAGGCGCGGATACTATTGCCGTTGTGAAGAATGGGGTCATTGCTGAAAAGGGTAGGCATGATACATTGATGAAGATTCAAGATGGCATTTACGCGTCGTTGGTTGCTCTTCACACAAGTTCACAAGATGTAGTGTAG